One stretch of Podospora bellae-mahoneyi strain CBS 112042 chromosome 2, whole genome shotgun sequence DNA includes these proteins:
- a CDS encoding hypothetical protein (EggNog:ENOG503PYBT): METLAPTTTGVLTLNPSCLATTNLWVDELCTRPAYGDGRCTRYNLGMGEGCSMRAAGATGFDERIAFSDCPVGMTPAWSFTGTELQDVSLATSYCCPTGFDFSVSTTSWPGSGTLRANCIAESIERLSGQTLTLNQDTYRVETSGRSTITIRATTTTAAYDYDQDKIFAQAATIWKYIYPGAETTSTCYGIACNPSNPFPQPPEKTPPPSTFTYTPPPPFPATQFTPDPSCLAESNFWQVSTYCWMSWPNPSPDWLRCTHTGFGEPNTYLHPECFPSATVAPQSAENPDIQTWYSECPVGYSVAKTFTSGRFDLPTYVFSEPSPTKTYDVTSTGLACCPSGKYHFEYRRVETSITSHNGRRETVSLYIMPSCIATRVSALSGKGIAMKEWYNTAVYDKKRDLGERQANHDAEATITDAWNMDNTLYAQAIHLSYTVFRDQYTCYTNCDEYFYKSFRDVVPNTYKTWSPPTTTTSTSTSDGSSSTGDNGGDNGDGEGGKGEEVVSTSSTAGAAEQMGRSGSIIITLVTVVTVVMGLGA; encoded by the exons ATGGAAACTCTTGCGCCCACCACAACGGGTGTCCTTACCCTCAACCCATCCTGTCTCGCGACGACCAACCTATGGGTGGATGAACTTTGCACACGTCCCGCTTATGGTGATGGACGATGCACTCGTTACAATCTAGGCATGGGCGAGGGCTGCTCCATGAGGGCTGCTGGCGCCACCGGCTTTGATGAAAGAATTGCTTTCAGTGACTGCCCGGTTGGCATGACCCCAGCCTGGTCGTTCACTGGAACAGAGTTGCAAGATGTTTCCCTCGCCACCAGCTACTGCTGCCCGACCGGTTTTGACTTTTCTGTCTCAACCACCTCATGGCCAGGCTCAGGGACCTTGCGAGCTAATTGCATTGCCGAGTCGATTGAGCGGCTTTCGGGTCAAACGCTCACTCTGAACCAGGATACATATCGGGTAGAGACGTCTGGGAgatccaccatcaccattcgtgccacgaccacgaccgcGGCATACGACTATGACCAAGACAAGATTTTTGCCCAAGCAGCGA CCATCTGGAAATACATCTACCCCGGTGCTGAGACGACATCAACATGCTATGGCATTGCTTGCAACCCAagcaaccccttcccacaaccccccgagaaaaccccccctccctccaccttcacctacacaccccctccccccttcccagcaACCCAATTCACCCCCGACCCGTCCTGCCTCGCCGAGTCCAACTTCTGGCAAGTCTCAACCTACTGCTGGATGTCCTggcccaacccctcccccgactgGCTACGCTGCACCCACACCGGCTTCGGCGAACCAAACACCTACCTCCACCCAGAATgcttcccctccgccaccgtAGCTCCCCAATCCGCCGAGAACCCCGACATCCAAACCTGGTACTCGGAATGCCCGGTAGGCTACTCCGTCGCAAAAACCTTCACCTCGGGCCGCTTCGACCTCCCAACCTACGTCTTCAGCGagccctcccccaccaaaacctACGACGTAACCTCCACGGGCCTAGCCTGCTGCCCCTCGGGTAAATACCACTTCGAGTACCGCCGCGTCGaaacctccatcacctcccacAACGGCAGGCGCGAGACCGTCTCCCTCTACATCATGCCCTCCTGCATCGCCACCCGCGTCTCGGCTCTCTCGGGGAAGGGGATAGCAATGAAGGAGTGGTACAACACAGCAGTCTACGACAAGAAGCGAGACTTGGGGGAGCGACAGGCTAACCACGACGCGGAAGCTACCATCACCGATGCGTGGAACATGGATAATACCCTGTATGCACAGGCGATTCATCTCAGCTACACTGTCTTTCGCGATCAGTACACGTGCTACACCAACTGCGACGAGTACTTTTACAAGTCCTTCAGGGATGTCGTGCCAAATACGTACAAGACTTGGAGCCcgccaacgacgacgacttcGACGAGTACTTCTGATGGGTCGTCGTCTACTGGAGACAATGGTGGTGAtaatggtgatggtgagggagggaagggggaggaggtggtgtctACCAGCTCGAcagctggtgctgctgagcaAATGGGACGGTCAGGGAGTATTATCATCACTTTGGTGACTGTGGTGACGGTAGTTATGGGGTTGGGTGCTTGA
- a CDS encoding hypothetical protein (COG:U; EggNog:ENOG503NUAW) produces MAPYSAYTHAHGPLASQNSTSSLFDLETPATPRNRYHAYLSSGSTPNSSTNLGRLSEKYRSRGKSLHVPPTEYPTGWTFACIIIALVLSVFLVSLDMTIVATAIPKITDEFNGLEDVAWYGAAFFMTVGGFQSSWGKVFKYFPLKISYLISIFIFELGSLICGVAPNSPTLIIGRAVAGVGAAGIGSGAYTLIAFSAEPKKRPVFTGIIGTAYGVAAVVGPLIGGAFADRVTWRWCFYINLPIGGLSALIIIFLFRTPEGCKPAEATLKEKLLQMDPVGTALIMAGVITYILALQYGGQTLAWHHRKVVGLLVGFVMISIAFGVWEWYNGERSMIVPRLFVQRQVWVCSMFSLLFAGSYFIIIYYLPIYFQSIGNATPTESGVKNLPLILSVTVATIVGGGVVSATGYATPLAVGGAALATVAAGLLYTLDIRSSASMWIGYQILGGIAWGSAFQIPIIVSQATAEIDDLSSVTAIVLFFQTVGGAFWVSAGQSAFVNELMKELAISAPDVNALAVLGTGATAITTVFPAEQVPGILIAYMAGIKTALAIAIGAVGLSFVLSFFFSWKRLNPETLRAAGAVA; encoded by the exons ATGGCACCTTATAGTGCCTACACACACGCACATGGGCCACTGGCATCGCAAAACTCGACATCATCCCTCTTCGATCTCGAAACTCCAGCTACCCCAAGAAATCGCTATCACGCTTACCTCAGCAGTGGTTCCACACCAAACTCATCCACCAACCTGGGACGTCTGTCAGAGAAATACAGGAGCCGAGGAAAATCATTACATGTGCCGCCAACAGAGTATCCAACAGGATGGACGTTTGCTTGTATCATCATCGCCTTGGTTCTCAGCGTCTTTCTGGTTTCTCTCGACATG ACAATAGTAGCAACCGCCATTCCAAAGATCACCGACGAGTTTAACGGCCTCGAAGACGTAGCCTGGTACGGCGCAGCTTTCTTCATGACTGTCGGCGGTTTCCAATCCTCGTGGGGCAAGGTGTTCAAGTATTTTCCGCTCAAGATCTCTTacctcatctccatcttcatctttgaGCTTGGGTCATTGATCTGTGGCGTGGCACCCAATTCACCTACTCTGATCATTGGCCGTGCTGTTGCCGGGGTGGGAGCGGCTGGTATCGGCTCCGGAGCATACACCCTCATCGCCTTTTCCGCCGAGCCGAAAAAGCGACCAGTCTTCACCGGCATTATTGGCACGGCCtatggtgttgctgccgttGTTGGACCGCTGATTGGAGGCGCATTTGCGGATAGGGTGACGTGGAGATGGTGCTTCTACATCAACTTGCCCATTGGCGGACTGTCGGCGctgatcatcatcttcttgttCCGGACCCCAGAGGGATGCAAGCCGGCGGAGGCGActctcaaggagaagctttTGCAGATGGACCCCGTTGGCACGGCACTCATCATGGCCGGTGTCATCACATACATTCTTGCGCTGCAATATGGCGGGCAGACACTTGCATGGCATCACCGGAAGGTCGTTGGACTGTTGGTTGGATTCGTCATGATTTCCATCGCGTTTGGTGTCTGGGAGTGGTATAATGGGGAGAGGTCCATGATCGTACCAAGGCTATTCGTGCAGAGGCAGGTGTGGGTTTGCAGCATGTTTTCGTTACTGTTTGCCGGGAGTTATTTCATCATCATTTATTACCTGCCGATTTACTTCCAAAGTATCGGCAATGCTACACCGACGGAATCAGGGGTGAAAAACCTGCCGCTGATTCTGTCGGTCACAGTAGCGACGAtcgtgggaggaggggtggtttcGGCGACGGGCTATGCTACACCTTTAGCGGTGGGAGGGGCAGCGCTGGCTACCGTGGCGGCTGGTCTGTTGTACACACTTGACATTAGGTCATCGGCGAGCATGTGGATTGGATATCAAATCCTGGGAGGTATTGCGTGGGGCAGTGCGTTCCAAATTCCCATCATCGTCAGCCAGGCGACGGCCGAGATTGACGATTTGAGCAGTGTCACTGCTATCGTTCTTT TCTTCCAAACAGTTGGTGGTGCCTTCTGGGTCTCGGCTGGTCAATCCGCCTTTGTCAACGAGCTCATGAAGGAACTGGCCATCTCAGCGCCTGATGTCAACGCACTTGCAGTCTTGGGCACAGGCGCCACCGCGATCACGACCGTTTTCCCCGCGGAGCAAGTACCGGGGATTTTGATCGCCTACATGGCAGGAATCAAAACAGCGTTAGCGATTGCCATTGGAGCCGTTGGACTTTCCTTTGTTTTGAGTTTTTTCTTCAGCTGGAAAAGACTAAACCCAGAGACCTTGAGGGCTGCTGGGGCGGTGGCAtag
- a CDS encoding hypothetical protein (EggNog:ENOG503P0Q7; COG:S), with product MPGWKYAFSLSREAVKAATPPGTVRLIEPITAVVIPEGGVTTTDRFSKYPLPTPDPADPLNWAPWRKLACISTVSLYAFVSNFISACIAPALPVWNLEFPEDQRKIEELMQFVAYNILLLGFGNVFLVPVANIFGRRAIVLISALILFISTAVGATTSNFVGILVVRCFQGFGSSASETVVPAVVGEMYFVHERGRWMAFYTAALASGSVVGGISGGYIAVRLGWFQVFWVSAVLAGITFLCSVLFVPETIYERGAHCLPIQRNLPRPSRYWPRTPAPYLSLVTLPSMRMTLPSRFRYTGELDPTYTWYQPSSSGDLSSSTAMTPTRLSKQVRSSRATGPGNFSYHPYTFSDSLKFGMYRGRIKYQFMKPWYTLRLPATWIAMLQYGGLVGAVAVISTIGPQLLILPPYDWGADTGLLFIGALIGIVFGAITTVLLADRRLKAFAKKQDHGYAEPETRLPIMLPALALGTGGLLVFGFCAQYPGEYQWIGLQVAYGMVAFALTQVPSLWFSYLIDAYNQLASDCFAMICILRGMVPFIWLLFVIQWIERDGYLVPFGGFTVIMGVFSLLIVPILWAGKRMRIATARYVVGNQ from the exons ATGCCCGGCTGGAAATATgccttctccctcagcaGAGAAGCCGTCAAGGCCGCCACACCCCCGGGAACGGTCCGGCTGATCGAGCCCATAACCGCGGTCGTCATCCCAGAGGGAGGCGTGACAACAACGGATCGGTTCTCGAAgtaccccctcccaaccccagaccCGGCAGACCCCCTGAACTGGGCCCCGTGGAGGAAGCTGGCGTGCATTAGCACCGTCTCGCTGTACGCCTTTGTGAGCAATTTCATCTCGGCTTGCATCGCGCCTGCGTTGCCGGTATGGAATCTGGAGTTTCCCGAGGATCAAAGGAAGATTGAGGAGTTGATGCAGTTTGTTGCG TACAACATTCTCCTGTTGGGGTTTGGAAATGTATTTCTCGTGCCGGTGGCGAATAtctttgggaggagggccaTTGTCCTTATTTCGGCGCTCATTCTGTTCATCTCCACGGCTGTCGGCGCGACAACCTCCAACTTTGTTGGCATCTTGGTTGTGAGATGCTTTCAGGGGTTTGGGAGTAGTGCGTCCGAGAcggtggtgccggcggtggtgggggagatgtaTTTTGTGCatgagagggggaggtggatg GCGTTTTACACAGCAGCCCTAGCAAGCGGCTCCGTCGTGGGCGGTATATCAGGCGGCTACATCGCTGTCAGGCTGGGTTGGTTCCAAGTCTTTTGGGTCAGCGCTGTTCTGGCGGGCATCACGTTCTTGTGTTCGGTCTTATTTGTCCCGGAAACGATATACGAACGTGGAGCCCACTGCTTGCCAATCCAGAGGAATCTTCCCCGACCATCGAGGTACTGGCCCCGGACACCTGCGCCGTACCTCAGTCTGGTTACTTTGCCatcgatgaggatgacgctGCCGTCGAGGTTTCGGTATACGGGGGAGTTGGACCCGACGTATACATGGTATCAGCCGTCATCTTCTGGGGACCTCAGCAGCTCCACTGCCATGACACCCACTAGATTGTCAAAGCAGGTCAGGTCGTCGAGAGCAACGGGCCCGGGGAACTTCTCCTACCACCCTTATACCTTTTCTGATTCGCTCAAGTTTGGGATGTACAGAGGTAGAATCAAGTACCAGTTTATGAAGCCGTGGTATACCCTCCGGCTGCCAGCCACGTGGATTGCCATGCTGCAGTATGGTGGCTTGGTCGGTGCTGTGGCCgtcatctccaccatcggACCTCAGCTGCTCATTCTTCCGCCCTATGACTGGGGCGCGGACACGGGGCTTTTGTTCATAGGCGCGTTGATTGGTATAGTCTTTGGCGCTATCACCACTGTCCTCCTAGCAGACCGCCGGTTGAAGGCTTTTGCGAAGAAGCAAGACCACGGTTATGCCGAGCCGGAGACGAGACTGCCGATTATGTTGCCTGCTCTGGCGTTGGGGACGGGTGggctgttggtgtttgggttcTGCGCGCAGTATCCGGGGGAGTACCAGTGGATTGGGCTTCAGGTGGCGTACGGGATGGTGGCTTTTGCGTTGACGCAGGTGCCAAGTTTGTGGTTCAGTTAT CTCATTGACGCGTACAACCAGCTCGCCAGTGACTGCTTTGCCATGATCTGTATCTTGAGAGGAATGGTGCCATTCATTTGGTTGCTGTTTGTTATTCAGTGGATTGAGAGGGACGGGTATTTGGTTCCGTTTGGAGGTTTTACGGTGATTATGGGGGTATTTTCGTTGTTGATTGTGCCGATATTGTGGGcggggaagaggatgaggattgCTACGGCGAGGTATGTGGTTGGGAATCAGTga
- the CTR3_1 gene encoding Copper Transporter integral membrane protein that functions in high affinity copper transport (COG:P; EggNog:ENOG503P3B6): protein MAAACIAVLLLALMLEGLRRLTREYDRHLLRHHAHKCPHHQHHGHPGEIILIDTEPVPPHPVGRRMTPSSSLRPLTAEQSRVASAVNLNAAHGEGIGQVDGQCASRPRRQKEESHHTGGEHERKEGCECYRPGFCEQFLRAMLHLVNFVVAYLLMLMGMYYNGFVLFSIFFGVFLGYLLFHWTRVGKHDSKRCGELEDVTVCCG from the exons ATGGCAGCAGCCTGCatcgccgtcctcctcctcgcccttaTGCTAGAAGGTCTCCGGCGCCTGACTCGGGAATACgaccgccacctcctccgtcatcaCGCCCACAAAtgcccccatcaccaacatcacgGCCATCCCGGTGAGATAATCTTGATAGATACGGAACCTGTCCCTCCGCATCCTGTAGGAAGGAGGATGACACCCTCGTCGTCTCTGAGGCCTCTGACGGCGGAGCAGTCGAGGGTGGCAAGTGCGGTTAATCTGAATGCGGCACATGGGGAGGGGATAGGACAAGTGGACGGGCAGTGTGCGAGCAGGCCGCGGcggcagaaggaggagagtcATCATACTGGGGGTGAACACGAGAGAAAGGAAGGGTGCGAGTGTTATAGGCCGGGGTTTTGTGAGCAGTTTTTGAGGGCGATGTTGCATTTGGTTAATTTTGTGGTGGCTTATTTGTTGATGCT GATGGGGATGTACTATAATGGGTTTGTGCTGTTCTCGATTTTCTTTGGGGTGTTTTTGGGGTATTTGTTGTTTCACTGGACGAGGGTGGGGAA ACATGACAGTAAACGGTGTGGCGAGTTGGAGGATGTGACTGTTTGTTGTGGGTGA
- a CDS encoding hypothetical protein (COG:L; EggNog:ENOG503NZ3R): METETARSPVGALMPQTIYTQKALKLQARRIRKGTHSCWECKRRKIRCTFAAPGDAICIGCYRRGTDCRSQDLPEELSTPADRTRQMGDRIIRVETLIEQLVKKVGGDPSAVQALLKPAEASVVVKDDGSTGSESSHQFGILDAPQEGLDDLEDESLGVQRPNPAECLVKLRPDDGKHGRLSEALHSAYPSRQDLDTIYELGGNKAGLFALALTSADPASGLGGNSDPKVVFGIPPRDLHPVLVARHMLVLCLSLQYTHRNAYTDLPPDCETPRTIMRRLADTAIRLVTTNDEMLSSIESLHCILLEGLFQMNCGNLRRAWLAFRRAITVGQLMGIHRSYQHRPLRILDASMPVAPQHLFHRLVCADAVVSLMLGLPQGAMEAAVASRVHLPGDDAPVNKLERLQMGVAARILERNESDPSFHEYASTKALDLELQKMAGELPGRWWLPPSLIGAGNDVREMLGRMWQLMRQVFHYNLLNQLHLPYMLLRSSKQSLDPSNSSYSRDVCVTASRELLTRFVLFRAQDNVAFCCRAVDFYALMAAMTLLLAHLQGHCPPTDHSILAHQRLGDLGLVEGYLENMDAFNKVNADALSEKSAGLIRRLMAIEADAANGRRKYDTQAVHRSSSESVTTPSRQNVLRVFIPYYGVVKIVATDEVISKEAVTSDAAGSATAVTGPDAPSSATLVPQSAFERQPSQTPNQEQQLYGNMVQSQQSSQNLFVGGPDFSSLPARHGSGHLQPEHDSYLYPALTAGADDWAFQGVDMAFFDSLMRSRDNTGAGLGPGYIRDPPAGYCDWETQ; this comes from the exons ATGGAAACCGAAACGGCTCGCTCACCTGTCGGCGCCCTGATGCCACAGACCATATACACACAGAAAGCACTCAAACTGCAGGCCCGCAGAATTCGGAAAGGGACACACAGCTGCTGGGAATGCAAGCGGAGAAAGATCCGATGCACCTTTGCTGCTCCGGGTGATGCTATCTGCATCGGATGTTATCGTAGGGGCACCGACTGCAGAAGCCAGGATCTTCCTGAGGAACTTTCAACCCCAGCGGATCGAACACGTCAGATGGGAGACCGAATCATTCGGGTTGAGACGTTGATTGAGCAGCTGGTCAAGAAGGTTGGAGGTGATCCATCCGCTGTGCAGGCACTGTTGAAACCCGCGGAGGCTTCTGTGGTAGTCAAAGATGATGGATCAACTGGCTCGGAATCAAGTCACCAGTTTGGTATTCTTGATGCTCCTCAG GAAGGGCTGGATGATCTCGAAGATGAGAGTCTCGGTGTTCAACGCCCAAATCCTGCCGAGTGTCTCGTCAAGCTACGACCTGACGATGGCAAGCACGGCCGACTCTCCGAAGCACTGCATTCGGCGTACCCATCTCGACAGGACCTTGATACTATCTACGAGCTCGGCGGAAACAAAGCTGGCTTGTTTGCCTTGGCATTGACCAGCGCCGACCCTGCGTCAGGCCTCGGCGGTAACAGTGACCCAAAAGTCGTGTTTGGAATTCCGCCCCGAGATCTCCATCCGGTCCTGGTAGCTCGACACATGCTTGTTCTTTGCCTGTCTCTACAGTACACCCACAGGAATGCATACACAGATCTCCCACCTGACTGCGAAACTCCACGGACCATCATGCGGAGGCTCGCGGACACGGCAATCCGGCTCGTTACCACCAACGATGAAATGCTTAGTTCCATTGAGTCGTTGCATTGTATCCTGCTAGAGGGCCTATTTCAGATGAACTGCGGGAACCTACGCCGAGCCTGGTTGGCCTTCCGCCGCGCTATAACGGTCGGCCAGTTGATGGGTATTCATCGAAGCTACCAGCACCGGCCTCTGAGAATTCTCGACGCTTCGATGCCAGTGGCTCCCCAACACCTCTTTCATCGTCTTGTATGTGCAGATGCTGTTGTGTCCCTCATGCTTGGCCTTCCGCAAGGCGCAATGGAAGCAGCAGTGGCTTCACGTGTCCACCTGCCGGGTGACGACGCCCCCGTCAATAAACTCGAACGTCTTCAGATGGGTGTCGCAGCTCGGATTCTGGAGCGGAATGAATCTGATCCAAGCTTCCACGAGTATGCATCCACCAAAGCCCTTGATCTGGAGTTGCAGAAGATGGCAGGGGAACTGCCGGGAAGATGGTGGTTGCCGCCCAGTCTCATTGGTGCCGGCAATGACGTGAGGGAGATGCTCGGGAGAATGTGGCAACTGATGAGGCAAGTATTCCACTACAACCTTTTGAACCAGCTTCATCTTCCATACATGTTGCTGCGATCCAGTAAGCAGTCTCTCGACCCGAGCAACTCTTCTTACAGCCGCGATGTCTGCGTCACCGCCTCGAGAGAGCTACTCACCCGCTTTGTCCTCTTCCGGGCCCAAGACAACGTCGCCTTCTGCTGCCGCGCTGTGGACTTCTACGCCCTCATGGCTGCCATGACGCTCCTTTTGGCACACCTGCAAGGTCATTGCCCACCCACAGATCACAGCATTCTCGCCCACCAAAGGCTTGGAGATTTaggcttggtggaggggtatCTCGAGAACATGGACGCGTTCAACAAAGTCAATGCGGATGCGCTAAGCGAGAAGAGCGCCGGTCTGATACGCAGGCTCATGGCCATCGAGGCTGACGCAGCCAACGGGCGGCGAAAGTACGACACCCAGGCCGTTCACCGGTCTAGCTCCGAGTCCGTCACCACGCCGAGCCGTCAAAACGTCCTCCGTGTGTTTATTCCGTACTATGGGGTGGTCAAGATTGTGGCTACCGATGAAGTCATTTCCAAGGAGGCGGTCACATCTGACGCCGCTGGTTCCGCCACCGCGGTGACTGGACCTGACGCTCCGTCGTCTGCGACGTTGGTGCCGCAGTCAGCGTTCGAGCGGCAACCCTCTCAGACACCTAACCAGGAGCAACAATTGTACGGCAACATGGTGCAAAGTCAACAAAGTTCTCAGAATCTTTTTGTTGGAGGTCCTGACTTTTCTTCACTCCCAGCCCGACATGGTTCTGGCCACTTGCAGCCTGAACACGACTCGTATCTTTACCCTGCTCTCACGGCAGGAGCGGACGACTGGGCCTTTCAAGGGGTTGACATGGCCTTCTTTGACTCTTTGATGAGGAGTAGGGACAATACGGGAGCTGGATTGGGGCCGGGGTATATCAGGGATCCGCCGGCTGGGTACTGTGACTGGGAGACGCAATGA